From Desulfovibrio inopinatus DSM 10711, the proteins below share one genomic window:
- the nifV gene encoding homocitrate synthase, whose product MNAVTLNDTTLRDGEQTAGVAFSLQERMEIAATLSRAGVPELEVGIPAMGRQEQEEIRALAEMDLPSRLVVWCRMHEDDLKAAARCHIDIIHISLSVSDQQIRHKLGRDRAWVLSRIEWATRTARDMGFDVSVGGEDSSRADPVFLAHVVETAERAGARRFRFADTLGVLDPFRTLDIFRELRQQTSLELEIHAHNDFGLATANTLAALRGGATHANTTVNGLGERAGNAPLEEIVMALAHMYDVDTGVDVRSLQHVSHLVSKASGRPVPVNKSIVGQNIFTHESGIHVSGLLRDPANYQALDPGKLGRAHRLVLGKHSGTAAIKWAYSQLGIILNDVQTQSILNQVRTFTGKTKREPTQDDLLHFLTQSTKTPPETDLDRAC is encoded by the coding sequence ATGAATGCAGTCACATTGAACGATACCACGCTACGCGACGGTGAACAGACAGCCGGAGTTGCGTTTTCTTTACAAGAACGCATGGAGATTGCTGCGACTTTAAGCCGGGCGGGAGTCCCAGAGCTGGAAGTCGGCATACCGGCCATGGGCAGACAGGAGCAAGAGGAAATTCGCGCTTTAGCCGAAATGGACCTTCCGTCGCGTCTTGTGGTCTGGTGTCGCATGCACGAGGACGATCTTAAAGCGGCGGCACGTTGTCACATCGACATAATCCATATTTCTCTCTCGGTATCCGATCAACAGATTCGACATAAACTTGGGCGAGATCGCGCTTGGGTACTTTCACGAATCGAATGGGCTACACGTACTGCGCGGGACATGGGATTCGATGTTTCTGTCGGTGGCGAAGACAGTTCTCGCGCCGATCCTGTGTTTCTGGCTCACGTCGTGGAAACGGCCGAACGCGCTGGGGCCAGACGTTTCCGATTTGCCGACACGCTTGGTGTCCTGGATCCATTCCGGACATTGGATATTTTTCGCGAATTGCGTCAGCAAACCAGCCTGGAGCTGGAAATCCATGCTCATAACGACTTCGGCTTGGCCACAGCAAATACCCTTGCGGCACTTCGCGGCGGAGCTACCCATGCCAACACCACGGTCAACGGTTTGGGAGAGCGAGCGGGGAATGCACCGCTGGAAGAGATTGTTATGGCCCTCGCCCATATGTACGACGTGGATACCGGAGTTGATGTACGCAGCCTTCAACATGTGTCACATCTCGTGTCCAAGGCATCCGGACGTCCTGTCCCGGTCAACAAATCCATCGTTGGACAAAATATTTTCACTCACGAATCCGGTATTCATGTGAGTGGCTTGTTGCGTGATCCCGCGAACTATCAAGCCCTTGATCCCGGAAAACTCGGCCGAGCCCACCGCCTTGTGTTAGGAAAACATTCCGGGACAGCTGCTATCAAATGGGCATATTCCCAACTTGGAATCATACTGAACGACGTACAAACACAATCTATTCTTAACCAGGTTCGTACATTTACTGGAAAAACGAAACGAGAACCAACTCAGGACGATCTTCTCCATTTTCTGACACAGTCCACAAAAACCCCACCGGAAACCGATTTAGATCGCGCATGCTGA
- a CDS encoding methyl-accepting chemotaxis protein has translation MKNFPLALKFTVSFGLIFLLFLVQGGINFWSANTVDDHVAELADVHIPSLKSLLGMIDNMRQVIAIQRTLLIPSLSPDRIASLRQDLAHAQEAYGAAMDLYAPLPKSPEETQYWQELKKVLIQGKTLNNQILNLEKEFRRTHTQESYDRMVSLVLGEFTKIDNRNFDLAEKIVASTVHRSQHSGQEAKEHSHFGKVSLAVTTILVLVVVCVIAILLGRSIIPPLRRGKAMAEAFANGDLSNRMNLDRADEIGSLGAAMDGMADVFSRVIRDIGNTADDVGRGALRKRLDTDGLGMEYATLAQNLNTMLESVVSVLDALPTPIMIRDVDRKMLFLNRACGMDRIDPATMEGKSCGEYFRTEDCNNGKCACEKALHSGCVEKSATVARPLGGKAIEIEYSAIPLGQGIVMEHIVDLSQLKSDQRALLNKAADQLEDVVHSVTIAAEQLSAQIKQSQNGVEEQSQRVAETATSMEEMNSTVMEVARNASNAATTSEEARDKAEDGAKIVERAIQGIGEVRTISLALKDDMASLGKQAEGIGTIMHVISDIADQTNLLALNAAIEAARAGEAGRGFAVVADEVRKLAEKTMTATKEVGTAIDGIQSGTRKNIQNVDRAGEKIEEATVLADQSGVSLREIVSLVEMTTDQVRAIATASEQQSAASEEISRSVSTINRISAETAEAMTQSEQAVENLAHQAEELRNLIEEIQSEGTEKYHNGQEQLLVVTPQSTHIN, from the coding sequence ATGAAAAACTTCCCTCTTGCTTTGAAGTTTACCGTATCATTTGGTCTTATTTTTCTTTTATTCCTCGTCCAGGGAGGGATCAACTTTTGGAGTGCCAACACCGTCGATGATCATGTTGCCGAACTTGCCGATGTCCACATCCCAAGTCTCAAAAGCCTTCTCGGTATGATTGACAACATGCGTCAAGTCATTGCGATTCAACGCACGCTTCTTATCCCATCCCTTTCTCCTGATCGCATCGCTTCGCTTCGCCAAGACCTTGCTCATGCACAAGAGGCCTACGGAGCCGCTATGGATTTGTATGCCCCGCTTCCCAAATCGCCTGAAGAGACCCAGTATTGGCAAGAACTCAAAAAAGTGCTCATACAGGGTAAAACGCTGAACAACCAAATCCTCAACTTAGAGAAAGAATTTCGGCGAACTCATACCCAGGAAAGCTACGACCGTATGGTTTCTCTCGTTCTGGGAGAATTCACCAAAATCGACAACAGAAATTTCGATCTCGCTGAAAAAATCGTTGCGAGTACCGTACATCGCAGTCAGCACTCAGGCCAGGAGGCCAAAGAACACTCCCACTTCGGCAAGGTTTCTTTAGCTGTAACGACCATCCTGGTTCTGGTGGTCGTGTGCGTTATTGCGATACTGCTTGGACGGTCCATCATTCCTCCCTTACGCCGCGGAAAAGCCATGGCCGAAGCCTTTGCCAATGGCGATCTCTCCAACCGCATGAATCTCGACCGCGCAGACGAAATCGGTTCACTTGGGGCGGCCATGGACGGCATGGCCGACGTCTTTTCCAGGGTCATCCGCGATATCGGTAACACGGCTGACGATGTCGGCCGCGGAGCGTTACGCAAACGCTTGGATACAGATGGCCTGGGGATGGAATATGCCACATTGGCCCAAAATCTGAATACTATGCTCGAGAGTGTCGTATCTGTGCTTGATGCATTACCAACCCCTATCATGATTCGCGATGTCGACCGAAAAATGCTCTTTCTCAATCGAGCTTGCGGAATGGACCGAATTGATCCTGCAACCATGGAAGGAAAATCTTGTGGCGAGTATTTTCGCACTGAGGATTGCAACAACGGGAAATGCGCATGTGAAAAAGCCTTACATTCAGGATGCGTAGAAAAAAGCGCTACCGTTGCACGGCCGCTTGGAGGCAAAGCCATCGAAATTGAATACTCGGCTATCCCCCTTGGTCAAGGCATCGTGATGGAACATATCGTCGACCTGAGCCAGTTGAAATCAGACCAACGAGCGCTGTTAAACAAGGCTGCGGATCAACTGGAAGACGTTGTTCACAGTGTGACCATTGCCGCTGAACAACTGTCCGCACAAATCAAGCAGTCTCAAAATGGTGTTGAAGAACAATCCCAACGTGTCGCCGAAACAGCCACGTCCATGGAGGAGATGAATTCTACGGTTATGGAAGTAGCAAGAAATGCCTCCAATGCTGCAACAACATCCGAGGAGGCGCGGGACAAGGCCGAGGACGGAGCCAAGATCGTCGAACGCGCGATTCAAGGCATCGGCGAAGTGAGAACAATTTCCCTTGCATTAAAAGACGATATGGCATCGTTGGGCAAACAAGCCGAAGGCATCGGCACCATTATGCATGTTATTTCAGATATTGCCGATCAGACCAACCTTCTCGCGTTGAACGCCGCCATTGAAGCGGCCAGAGCAGGAGAAGCCGGACGCGGTTTTGCCGTCGTGGCCGATGAAGTACGCAAATTGGCCGAAAAAACCATGACCGCTACCAAAGAAGTGGGCACCGCCATTGACGGCATTCAGAGCGGCACACGGAAAAACATTCAGAACGTGGACCGAGCTGGCGAGAAAATCGAAGAGGCAACCGTCTTAGCCGACCAATCGGGAGTCTCGCTCAGAGAAATCGTTTCGCTGGTGGAAATGACCACAGACCAAGTGCGTGCCATCGCAACAGCATCGGAACAACAATCCGCCGCATCGGAAGAAATCAGCCGATCCGTCTCCACCATCAACCGTATTTCTGCGGAAACCGCAGAGGCCATGACGCAATCTGAACAAGCCGTCGAGAACCTTGCCCATCAAGCAGAGGAGTTACGCAACCTCATTGAAGAAATCCAGTCAGAAGGAACGGAGAAGTACCACAACGGCCAGGAACAACTCCTCGTCGTCACACCACAAAGCACCCACATAAATTAA